The Desulfuromonas acetexigens DNA window CAAACCAAGCCAAGTCAAATCGTCCCCTTCCGAAAAAAGACGGGCAAAGGACCAAGAACCATCAGGACGAACTGAAGGATGAATGACTTTCGCTTGCTGGCACACACCGCCGACATGGGGATCGAGGCGACCGGGAACTCCCGCGCGGAGGTCTTCGTCGCCGCCGCCCAGGGGCTGAAGGAGATGATCTTCGGCGACGCCCCGGTGACGCCCCGACAAAGCGCGCCGGTCTCCCTCGCCAACGGCGATGTTGGTGAGCTGCTGGTCGCCTGGCTCGGAGAAATCCTCTACCTCTTCGAGGTGCGGGGGCTGGTGCCGGCAGAATTCGTGATCTATGAAATTACCGAGAACTCCCTGCGTGGCGAAGTGTACGGCGAACCCTTCGACCCGAAGCGCCACCCCGTCGAGCGGGAAGTGAAGGCGATCACCTACCACCAGCTTTCTGTCGAACGGGACGGCCAGGGCTGGCGCGCCAAGGTTTACGTCGATCTGTAATCCAAACTGGAACATCTCCATGACCGTCAAACTCCAGCAAATCGACGACTGCCGCTGGCGCATACCCCGCGAGGGAGCGATGCGCACCGAGGGGCTGGTCTTCGCCGACGCCCGGATGATCGCCACTCTGCAAGAGGAACAGGCGCTGGAGCAGGTGCGCAACGTCGCGACGCTGCCGGGGATCGTCGGACCGTCCCTGGCCATGCCGGACATCCACTGGGGCTACGGTTTTCCCATCGGCGGGGTGGCGGCCTTCGACGCCGAGGAGGGGGTGGTTTCCCCCGGCGGCGTCGGTTACGACATCAACTGCGGGGTGCGCCTGCTGCGCAGCGCGCTCACGGCCAATGACATCAAACCGGTGCTGGCGAAGCTGGCCGACACCCTCTTTCGCAACGTGCCGGCCGGGGTCGGCTCCGAACGGCGCGACCTCAAGGTCTCCCTGGCCGAACAGCGCCGGGTGCTGGAACGGGGTGCGGCCTGGGCCGTCGCCCGGGGCTACGGCGAGACTGAAGATCTGCGCCATATCGAAGCCGGCGGCATGCTCCCCGACGCCGATTCCGAGCTTATTTCCGAGCGGGCCATGGAGCGCGGTCGCGCCCAACTCGGCACCCTGGGCAGCGGCAATCATTTTCTCGAAGTGCAAGAGGTGGAGGAGATCTTCGATGCGGCGGTCGCTGATGTCCTCGGCCTCTGCACCGGCCAGGTCACGGTGAGCATCCACACCGGCAGCCGCGGCCTCGGCTATCAGGTCTGCGACGATTTCCTCAAACGCATGCTCCAGGCCAGCCGCAAGTACGGCATTGAGCTTCCCGACCGACAACTCTGCTGCGCCCCCCTGACCAGCCCGGAAGGAAGGGAGTATCTGGCGGCCATGGCTGGCGCCGCCAACTTCGCCTTCGCCAACCGGCAGATCATCACCGCCTGGGTGCGGGAATCCTTTGAGCAGGTCTTGGGCTTAGGTCCGGCGCAACTGCGCCTGTCGCTGATCTACGATGTCTGCCACAACATCGCCAAATGGGAAACCCATACGGTGGACGGCCGGGCGCGGCGGCTCTGTGTGCATCGCAAGGGGGCGACTCGGGCCTTCCCGCCTGGGCACCCGGAAACCCCCGAGGCCTATCGCGCCGTCGGCCAGCCGGTGCTGATCCCCGGCGACATGGGACGCTATTCCTACGTTCTGGTCGGCAGCGCAGGGGCGATGGCGGAAACTTTCGGTTCCACCTGCCACGGCGCCGGGCGGGTCCTTTCGCGCCATGCCGCGAAGAAGGTCGCCCATGGCCGACGCATCGAGGCGGAACTGGCCGAGCGCGGCATTCTCATCCGCGCCGCCGGTCGGGCGGCGGTGGCCGAAGAGATCTCCGAAGCCTACAAGGATGTCGCTGAAGTGGTCGACGTGGTGCGTCGCGCCGGACTCGGCAAGATCGTTGCCCGCTTGCGCCCGCTGGCGGTGATCAAAGGTTAATCGACGGCAAGGAAAACGCGGCGGCTCCCTTTTATGTCTGTACGCGGACATTTAAAACACTAAACGCGGACAATTAAAACACTAAACGCTTTAACGGTATTATTACCCCTAAAAATGGCCTTTTTAATCTCATAAATACCGCCTAAATTCCCACAAAATCAAGGTGGGAAATGGGTGGGAAAATCCTCCCCCTAATTTGGTCGCCTGAGCCATCCTTGCATGACCTGGCGGCGGTCCCTTTTGGCCGCCGTTCCGGTAGCTCCTGGCGGTCATTCTCCGGCCTTTTT harbors:
- a CDS encoding archease, coding for MNDFRLLAHTADMGIEATGNSRAEVFVAAAQGLKEMIFGDAPVTPRQSAPVSLANGDVGELLVAWLGEILYLFEVRGLVPAEFVIYEITENSLRGEVYGEPFDPKRHPVEREVKAITYHQLSVERDGQGWRAKVYVDL
- a CDS encoding RtcB family protein, whose amino-acid sequence is MTVKLQQIDDCRWRIPREGAMRTEGLVFADARMIATLQEEQALEQVRNVATLPGIVGPSLAMPDIHWGYGFPIGGVAAFDAEEGVVSPGGVGYDINCGVRLLRSALTANDIKPVLAKLADTLFRNVPAGVGSERRDLKVSLAEQRRVLERGAAWAVARGYGETEDLRHIEAGGMLPDADSELISERAMERGRAQLGTLGSGNHFLEVQEVEEIFDAAVADVLGLCTGQVTVSIHTGSRGLGYQVCDDFLKRMLQASRKYGIELPDRQLCCAPLTSPEGREYLAAMAGAANFAFANRQIITAWVRESFEQVLGLGPAQLRLSLIYDVCHNIAKWETHTVDGRARRLCVHRKGATRAFPPGHPETPEAYRAVGQPVLIPGDMGRYSYVLVGSAGAMAETFGSTCHGAGRVLSRHAAKKVAHGRRIEAELAERGILIRAAGRAAVAEEISEAYKDVAEVVDVVRRAGLGKIVARLRPLAVIKG